In Myxococcus stipitatus, the following are encoded in one genomic region:
- a CDS encoding dienelactone hydrolase family protein, whose product MTTQATRMQRDVEQDDPLEDFQPREVTLLGETRKVYVSGSGPAVIVMAEMPGISPRVARFARWVREAGFTVWMPSLFGKDGAVPTAKEGKAIFEKICISKEFRAMGGNASSPISGWLRALAAHAHVECGGPGVGAIGMCLTGNFALSMMLEKSVLAPVLSQPSLPLDEPGAVNISAEELATVRARLEKEDLSVLAYRFEGDAFCKAERFAAYQQALGERFHGRVLPDSAAGPKSSRPDDFFRFIPTPHSVMTVHLVDEAGSPTAMARDEVLAFFRRRLLP is encoded by the coding sequence ATGACGACCCAGGCCACCCGGATGCAGCGCGATGTCGAGCAGGATGACCCGCTCGAGGACTTTCAGCCCCGCGAAGTGACGTTGCTGGGGGAGACGCGCAAGGTCTACGTCTCGGGGAGCGGGCCCGCGGTCATCGTCATGGCGGAGATGCCGGGCATCAGCCCGCGCGTCGCGCGCTTCGCCCGCTGGGTGAGGGAGGCGGGCTTCACCGTCTGGATGCCGAGCCTCTTCGGCAAGGACGGCGCCGTGCCCACCGCGAAGGAAGGCAAGGCCATCTTCGAGAAGATCTGCATCAGCAAGGAGTTCCGGGCGATGGGTGGAAACGCCTCGAGCCCGATTTCCGGGTGGTTGAGGGCACTCGCCGCGCACGCCCATGTGGAATGTGGAGGCCCGGGCGTGGGGGCCATCGGCATGTGCCTCACCGGCAACTTCGCGCTGTCGATGATGCTGGAGAAGTCGGTGCTGGCGCCCGTGTTGTCGCAGCCGTCCCTGCCGCTGGATGAGCCGGGAGCGGTCAACATCTCCGCCGAGGAGCTCGCGACCGTGAGAGCGCGCCTGGAGAAGGAGGACCTGTCCGTCCTCGCCTACCGGTTCGAGGGAGACGCCTTCTGCAAGGCGGAGCGCTTCGCCGCCTATCAGCAGGCCCTCGGGGAGCGGTTTCACGGAAGAGTCCTGCCAGACAGCGCGGCCGGCCCGAAGTCCTCGCGCCCCGATGACTTCTTCCGCTTCATCCCGACGCCGCACAGCGTGATGACCGTCCACCTCGTCGACGAGGCGGGCTCGCCCACCGCGATGGCGAGAGACGAGGTCCTCGCGTTCTTCCGCCGGCGGCTCTTGCCTTAG
- a CDS encoding GlxA family transcriptional regulator produces the protein MAFTIIVLEGAFAASVAATLDMLRAAHALGARSLSFRVCSVQGGFVPLSSGVGVETSRLPARSRADETTWVIPGLGTTHAAAVHERLARPDASALSKLIARHISRGGRVAAACTAVFLLRQAGVLPRRRVTTTWWLAGLLSEMETECSVDANAMVCADGPIITAGAAFAQTDLMLHLLREHCGPRLVDALARTLLLDGRQAQARFIAPELLANGDSLIARFSQEVEAHFPNPPSVATLASRLGMTERTLSRHVRRVTGQSPLALVHSLKSRRAQALLQSTHLSVDDIAEAVGYQDASTLRRLLKKMGIAPPRALRSASSPPQIPVRRRA, from the coding sequence ATGGCCTTCACCATCATCGTCCTGGAGGGTGCCTTCGCGGCGAGCGTCGCGGCGACGCTCGACATGCTCCGGGCCGCACATGCGCTCGGGGCCCGGTCGCTGAGCTTCCGGGTGTGCTCGGTCCAAGGGGGCTTCGTGCCCCTCTCCTCGGGCGTGGGAGTCGAGACCTCGCGGCTGCCCGCCCGCTCTCGCGCGGACGAGACGACGTGGGTCATCCCGGGCCTGGGGACGACCCACGCGGCGGCCGTGCACGAACGGCTCGCGCGGCCGGACGCGTCAGCGCTCTCGAAGCTCATCGCCCGCCACATCTCGAGAGGTGGCCGTGTCGCGGCGGCCTGCACCGCCGTCTTCCTGTTGCGGCAAGCCGGCGTGCTGCCGCGCCGCCGGGTCACCACCACGTGGTGGCTGGCGGGCCTGCTCTCCGAGATGGAGACGGAGTGCAGCGTCGACGCGAACGCGATGGTGTGCGCCGACGGCCCCATCATCACCGCCGGAGCGGCCTTCGCGCAGACCGACCTCATGCTGCACCTGCTTCGGGAGCACTGCGGCCCTCGCCTCGTCGACGCGCTCGCGAGGACACTGCTGCTCGACGGCCGGCAAGCGCAGGCGAGGTTCATCGCCCCGGAGCTCCTCGCGAACGGAGACTCGCTGATCGCGCGCTTCTCCCAGGAGGTGGAGGCACACTTCCCGAACCCGCCCAGCGTCGCCACGCTGGCCTCGCGGTTGGGGATGACGGAGCGGACCCTGTCGCGCCACGTGCGGCGCGTGACGGGGCAGAGCCCGCTGGCGCTGGTCCACAGCCTCAAGTCACGGCGCGCCCAGGCGCTGCTCCAATCCACGCACCTGAGCGTCGACGACATCGCCGAGGCGGTGGGCTACCAGGACGCGAGCACCCTGCGCCGCCTGCTGAAGAAGATGGGCATCGCGCCGCCCCGTGCGCTGCGCTCGGCGTCGAGCCCCCCTCAGATTCCGGTGCGGAGGCGCGCATAG
- a CDS encoding (2Fe-2S)-binding protein: MPAHQFILNGQSVSVELPSDVPLLWVLRDVLGVKGPKYGCGVGVCGACTSHLDGEAFRPCIHPVGDMTGHEVMTIEGLGAGGLHPVQEAWIAEDVAQCGFCQPGQIMAAVALLRTNLQPSDADIDAAMSDNVCRCGTYVRIRAAIKRAALLLRNGAGTTGR; this comes from the coding sequence ATGCCGGCCCATCAGTTCATCCTCAATGGTCAGAGCGTGTCGGTGGAGCTGCCCTCGGACGTGCCGCTGCTCTGGGTGCTGCGCGACGTGTTGGGCGTCAAGGGGCCCAAGTACGGCTGCGGCGTGGGCGTGTGTGGCGCCTGCACCAGCCACCTGGATGGCGAGGCCTTCCGTCCCTGCATCCACCCCGTGGGCGACATGACAGGCCACGAGGTGATGACCATCGAAGGACTGGGCGCGGGAGGATTGCATCCGGTGCAGGAGGCCTGGATTGCCGAAGACGTGGCGCAGTGTGGCTTCTGTCAGCCGGGGCAGATCATGGCCGCGGTCGCGCTGCTGAGGACCAACCTCCAGCCCTCCGACGCGGACATCGACGCCGCCATGAGCGACAACGTCTGCCGTTGCGGCACCTACGTCCGCATCCGTGCCGCCATCAAGCGCGCCGCCCTGTTGCTGCGGAATGGAGCGGGCACCACGGGGAGGTGA
- a CDS encoding xanthine dehydrogenase family protein molybdopterin-binding subunit — MSETLEQDTASPGKLDRRGFLTWVIASPTLMVAARLGLDVPSAETALSLSIAIQGDGRVTATLPRTEMGQGITTAVAMLVAEELDVPLERVDVRSADADPRYLIQLTGLSSTMRYLAGPLRAAAADARARLVTAAALRWKVLAFPLTTAGGEVLAPDGRRAGYGELAEDAARVLLPLVSTQPKNPSEYTLVGKPTGRIDARDIVTGAARYAMDLDHPDALPTVVARPPTLRGTVQSFDDAAARAMPGVMGVVRLESGVAVVARTFAQAFAARESLNITWRPGPASALSDVDIRTRLRDAVGPRPLPPLFTTRTLEGRFDFPYLAHAPMETQSCVAHVRGNQADIWMGAQDPKYAQREVAKALGWLLTPHQVAVHVLRAGGGFGRRFFNEAAVEAALVSRAVGQPVKLMWSRNDDMRHGRFRPASHHRILAHVGPGGALLGWNHRAAIPTVEFPHGFGDAVTALVGELLPEVTSAVFFTLTQHLPYRMGLVTQELCEVPLPIPTASFRSVFTSQVGVANEVFIDQVARELQVDPVALRRSRLSSNRLKAVLDKVVSEGQWGRALPPGVAQGVAVLEEWNSAIAHLVEVDARGTVPRVLRIVIAADVGLPINPKGIEAQLQGAAVDAMSTTLSAGIHIDSGAVREGSFADYHWLRMKHVPADIQVHLVRSDDRVGGVGELGYPSAAAALTNALARATGTMPTRFPILDEGV; from the coding sequence ATGTCGGAAACACTCGAGCAGGACACGGCCTCACCCGGGAAGTTGGACCGGCGCGGGTTCCTGACCTGGGTCATCGCCTCTCCCACGTTGATGGTCGCGGCGCGGTTGGGATTGGATGTTCCTTCCGCCGAGACAGCCCTCAGTCTGTCCATCGCCATCCAGGGCGACGGGCGCGTCACGGCGACGCTGCCTCGCACGGAGATGGGCCAGGGCATCACCACGGCCGTGGCCATGCTGGTGGCGGAGGAGCTGGACGTGCCGCTCGAGCGCGTCGACGTGCGCAGCGCCGACGCGGACCCGCGCTACCTCATCCAGCTCACCGGCCTGTCGTCGACGATGCGCTATCTGGCGGGCCCGCTGCGCGCGGCGGCGGCGGATGCGCGGGCGCGGCTGGTCACCGCCGCGGCCCTGCGATGGAAGGTGCTGGCCTTTCCGCTCACCACCGCGGGCGGCGAGGTGCTCGCGCCCGACGGCCGGAGGGCCGGCTACGGCGAGCTGGCGGAGGACGCCGCGCGCGTGCTGCTGCCCCTGGTCTCCACGCAGCCCAAGAACCCCAGTGAGTACACACTGGTGGGCAAGCCCACGGGCCGCATCGACGCGCGAGACATCGTCACCGGCGCGGCCCGGTATGCGATGGACCTGGACCATCCCGACGCGCTGCCCACTGTCGTGGCGCGTCCTCCCACGCTGCGAGGCACCGTCCAATCCTTCGACGACGCCGCCGCGCGAGCGATGCCCGGCGTCATGGGCGTGGTGCGGCTGGAGTCAGGCGTGGCCGTGGTGGCGCGGACCTTCGCGCAGGCCTTCGCGGCGAGGGAGTCCTTGAACATCACCTGGCGGCCGGGACCCGCCAGCGCGCTGTCCGACGTGGACATCCGGACGCGGCTGCGCGACGCCGTGGGGCCCCGACCGCTGCCGCCGCTGTTCACGACGCGGACGTTGGAGGGGCGCTTCGACTTCCCCTACCTGGCCCACGCGCCCATGGAGACGCAGAGCTGCGTGGCGCACGTGCGAGGAAACCAGGCGGACATCTGGATGGGCGCCCAGGACCCCAAGTACGCGCAGCGCGAGGTGGCCAAGGCCCTGGGCTGGTTGCTCACGCCGCATCAGGTGGCCGTGCATGTCCTCCGGGCGGGCGGCGGCTTTGGGCGCAGGTTCTTCAACGAGGCCGCGGTGGAGGCGGCGCTCGTGTCGCGCGCCGTCGGCCAGCCCGTGAAGTTGATGTGGAGCCGCAACGACGACATGCGCCACGGGCGCTTCCGCCCCGCGAGCCACCACCGAATCCTCGCGCACGTGGGGCCAGGCGGAGCGCTGCTCGGTTGGAATCACCGCGCCGCGATTCCCACGGTGGAGTTTCCACATGGCTTCGGCGACGCCGTCACCGCGCTCGTCGGAGAGCTGCTGCCCGAGGTGACAAGCGCCGTGTTCTTCACGCTCACCCAGCACCTGCCCTACCGGATGGGGCTGGTGACGCAGGAGCTGTGCGAGGTCCCCCTCCCCATTCCCACCGCGTCGTTCCGCTCGGTGTTCACCAGCCAGGTGGGCGTGGCCAACGAGGTCTTCATCGACCAGGTGGCGCGTGAGCTCCAGGTCGACCCGGTGGCGTTGCGGCGCTCGAGGCTGTCGTCCAACCGCCTCAAGGCCGTCCTGGACAAGGTGGTGTCCGAGGGACAGTGGGGCCGCGCGCTTCCGCCGGGTGTCGCCCAGGGCGTGGCCGTCCTGGAGGAGTGGAACAGCGCCATCGCCCACCTCGTCGAGGTGGATGCCCGGGGGACGGTGCCCCGCGTCCTGCGCATCGTCATCGCCGCGGACGTGGGGCTGCCCATCAACCCCAAGGGCATCGAGGCGCAGTTGCAGGGCGCTGCGGTGGACGCGATGTCCACCACGCTGAGCGCCGGAATCCACATCGACTCCGGCGCCGTGCGCGAGGGCAGCTTCGCGGACTACCACTGGCTGCGCATGAAGCACGTCCCCGCCGACATCCAGGTGCACCTGGTCCGCTCGGATGACCGCGTGGGCGGCGTGGGGGAGCTGGGTTATCCCAGCGCCGCCGCGGCCCTGACCAACGCCCTGGCCCGGGCCACGGGCACGATGCCCACCCGCTTTCCCATCCTCGACGAGGGAGTCTGA
- a CDS encoding EamA family transporter has product MMTWWMYALASAGFAALTAILAKVGVEGVPSTLATALRTGVVLVFAWSIALARGEGAALDTLSRRTWLFLALSGIATGLSWLAYFRALQLAPASRVAPIDKLSLALTLVLAWALLGEPMSWKLVLGVALMVCGALLTLA; this is encoded by the coding sequence ATGATGACGTGGTGGATGTATGCGTTGGCCTCCGCGGGCTTCGCCGCGCTGACGGCCATTCTCGCCAAGGTGGGCGTGGAGGGTGTGCCTTCCACGCTCGCCACGGCCTTGCGCACCGGGGTGGTGCTCGTCTTCGCCTGGAGCATCGCCCTGGCGCGGGGAGAGGGCGCGGCGCTCGACACGTTGAGCCGCCGCACGTGGCTGTTCCTGGCGCTCTCGGGCATCGCCACGGGCCTGTCGTGGCTCGCCTACTTCCGGGCGCTCCAGCTCGCGCCCGCCTCGCGGGTGGCGCCCATCGACAAGCTGAGCCTGGCGCTCACGCTCGTGCTCGCGTGGGCGCTGCTGGGCGAGCCCATGTCGTGGAAGCTCGTGCTGGGCGTGGCGCTCATGGTCTGCGGCGCGCTGCTGACGCTGGCCTGA
- a CDS encoding type II toxin-antitoxin system PemK/MazF family toxin has product MATNTPGPTGPRSEDIHRGDVFWVAPDDSRGPTPDYSHPHVVVQEDVFNHSRITTVVMCALTSNLHRATEPGNVLLEVGEGNLPKQSVVVVSQIASVEKSRLGERIGALSDTRVEQILAGLRFQQRAFFQR; this is encoded by the coding sequence ATGGCGACGAACACCCCAGGCCCCACGGGCCCACGCTCCGAGGACATCCACCGGGGCGACGTGTTCTGGGTGGCCCCGGATGACTCACGAGGGCCCACCCCGGACTACTCGCATCCCCACGTCGTCGTGCAGGAGGACGTCTTCAATCACTCGCGCATCACCACCGTGGTGATGTGTGCGCTGACCTCCAACCTGCACCGGGCCACTGAGCCGGGGAACGTGCTGCTGGAGGTGGGCGAAGGCAACCTCCCCAAGCAGAGCGTGGTGGTCGTCTCGCAAATCGCCTCGGTTGAAAAGTCCCGCCTGGGTGAGCGCATCGGCGCGCTGTCCGACACGCGCGTGGAGCAGATTCTCGCCGGCCTGCGCTTTCAACAGCGGGCCTTCTTCCAGCGGTAA